Proteins encoded together in one Acidimicrobiales bacterium window:
- a CDS encoding methylenetetrahydrofolate reductase codes for MTAPAFEWICEIEPPTKPDMMHVRHQIGVLSKVASAYLIPDNHVGRATVSSIAVAHEVDRMGGRSIACLNARDRNALGFRRDLLTGAAYGVDEFLFVYGDAPNSGARTGQLTVRSMIDYLRRFSEEHHGHAGGFRAGVTTRLRPLPPWKEAADFLFVQVSFDLEQLLAWRDAIEFDGNVYAGVMVLPSTSMARKLVADIPEITVPESWIDAIERDRSAGVGLACELAQRIADSGAFDGVHLIPGVRYRETAARLEK; via the coding sequence ATGACCGCTCCAGCATTCGAGTGGATCTGTGAAATCGAGCCGCCGACCAAGCCGGACATGATGCACGTGCGTCATCAGATCGGGGTGCTCAGCAAGGTGGCCTCGGCTTATCTGATCCCCGACAACCACGTCGGGCGGGCGACCGTCTCGAGCATTGCCGTAGCCCACGAGGTCGATCGCATGGGTGGGCGTTCGATCGCCTGTTTGAACGCCAGGGATCGCAATGCCCTCGGTTTCCGACGCGATCTCCTCACAGGGGCGGCCTACGGCGTCGATGAGTTCCTATTCGTCTATGGCGACGCTCCCAACTCGGGAGCGCGGACCGGTCAGCTGACCGTCCGCTCGATGATCGACTACCTACGTCGGTTCAGCGAGGAGCACCACGGACACGCCGGCGGGTTCCGCGCTGGGGTGACGACGCGGCTTCGGCCGCTTCCTCCCTGGAAGGAAGCGGCCGACTTCTTGTTCGTCCAGGTGTCCTTCGACCTTGAGCAGTTGCTCGCCTGGCGTGACGCCATCGAGTTCGACGGCAACGTCTACGCGGGTGTGATGGTCCTGCCCAGCACGTCCATGGCCCGCAAGCTCGTCGCTGACATCCCCGAGATCACTGTCCCGGAGTCATGGATCGACGCCATCGAGCGCGACCGGAGCGCGGGCGTAGGCCTTGCGTGCGAGCTGGCACAACGCATAGCCGACAGCGGTGCCTTCGACGGCGTCCACCTCATTCCCGGAGTCCGGTACCGCGAGACTGCCGCGCGTCTGGAGAAGTAG
- a CDS encoding VOC family protein — protein MALRLDNVGIVVEDLEPAIEFFRELGLELEGRGMVESEWAGRVTGLGDQTVEIAMMRTPDGNGRLELSRFITPQVVADHRNAPVNALGYLRVMFAVDDIDDTLDRLVQRGAHLVSTDVVQYEASYRLCYVRGPEGILIGLAQELR, from the coding sequence ATGGCGCTCAGACTGGACAACGTCGGCATCGTCGTCGAGGACCTCGAGCCGGCGATCGAGTTCTTCCGTGAGCTCGGCCTCGAGCTGGAAGGCCGAGGCATGGTCGAGAGCGAATGGGCAGGGCGCGTCACCGGCCTGGGCGACCAAACCGTCGAGATCGCCATGATGCGTACGCCGGACGGCAACGGGCGGCTCGAGCTTTCTCGCTTCATCACGCCGCAGGTGGTCGCCGATCATCGGAACGCCCCGGTGAACGCCCTCGGCTACCTCCGAGTGATGTTCGCTGTGGATGACATCGATGACACGCTCGACCGGCTGGTTCAGCGCGGTGCGCATCTCGTCAGCACTGACGTGGTCCAGTACGAGGCCTCTTACCGGCTCTGCTACGTCCGCGGACCCGAAGGCATTCTCATCGGGCTCGCCCAAGAACTCCGGTGA